From Candidatus Saccharibacteria bacterium, the proteins below share one genomic window:
- a CDS encoding Rid family detoxifying hydrolase, with protein sequence MSSKQYGPYRPVVRAGEFYFVSGQVGIDPKTGKASDDVRQQAHQALVNLEAVLNDQGLSRYDIVKTTIYLTDIENFSKINDVYCQMFDDPYSRPARSTVEVSGLPRLTTNKLTVEIEAVAHQPSVDLLQYE encoded by the coding sequence ATGAGTAGTAAACAATATGGTCCATATCGTCCAGTGGTTAGGGCGGGTGAATTCTATTTTGTCAGTGGTCAGGTAGGCATAGATCCAAAAACGGGCAAGGCGAGTGATGACGTCAGGCAGCAAGCTCATCAAGCACTTGTCAATCTTGAAGCAGTATTGAATGATCAAGGTTTGAGTAGATATGATATCGTTAAGACTACAATTTATCTGACTGATATTGAGAACTTTTCAAAGATAAATGATGTTTATTGTCAGATGTTTGATGATCCCTATAGTCGACCAGCTAGATCAACCGTAGAAGTAAGTGGTCTACCGAGACTAACAACCAATAAGCTGACGGTCGAAATAGAGGCTGTAGCCCACCAACCATCAGTAGATTTGTTGCAGTATGAATAG